The Campylobacter concisus genome segment AGCTATCCTTATCTCAAATGCGAGCAAACTGCGCTCGCTAACAAGCTGGAAGCCAAAAAGAGACGATCTAACACTCATCATAAAAACTGCCCTTGAATGGGAAAAGAAAATTTAAGGATAAGCATGAAAGTAGCTGTGATTGGGACTGGATATGTTGGGCTAGTAAGTGGCGCATGCTTTGCTAAAATGGGCAACAGCGTGATCTGCATCGATGTTGATAGCAAAAAGATCGAAGCGCTAAAAAACGGTGTCGTGCCGATATATGAGCCAGGGCTTGCTGATATCGTGAGCGAGTGCTACAAAAATGGTTCGCTTAAATTTAGCACGCAGATAACTGAGGCGCTAGAGCATGCAGATGTGCTATTTATCGCAGTTGGCACACCTATGGGAGCTGATGGACAGGCGGATTTAAAATATGTGCTTTCAGTTGCTAAATCTATCGGAGAAAATTTAAGCAAACCGCTAATCGTAGTTGATAAATCAACCGTTCCAGTGGGTACTGGAGCTAAGGTGCACGAGGTGATCGAGGCTGAGCTTAAAAAGAGAAATGTAGAGGTTAAATTTGAAGTCGTTTCAAACCCAGAGTTTTTAAAAGAGGGCGCTGCGGTTGAGGATTTTTTAAAGCCAGATCGCGTGGTTATCGGAGCTAGTAGTGAGTGGGGCTTTAGCGTGATGAGAGAGCTTTATGAGCCATTTATGAAAAATCACGACAGGCTCATTTGCATGGACGTAAAGTCAGCCGAGATGACAAAATACGCTGCAAATTCGATGCTGGCAACAAAGATAAGCTTCATAAACGAGATAGCAAATATTTGTGAACGCGTGGGTGCTGATGTAAATTTGGTGCGAAAAGGTATCGGCAGCGACTCAAGGATCGGTTATAGCTTCATCTATCCAGGTTGTGGATACGGTGGCAGCTGCTTTCCAAAAGACGTCGAGGCACTCATCTACACAGCTAGGCAAAATGGATTTGAGCCAGAGCTTTTAAGTGCGGTTGAGTCAAGAAATAAGGCTCAAAAAAGAGTTCTGTTTGATAAAATTTATAACTTCTTTGGCGGCGATCTAAAGGGCAAGACGATTGCGCTTTGGGGGCTTGCGTTTAAGCCAAACACAGACGATATGCGCGAGGCTAGCTCGCTAACTTTGATAAAGCTTTTGGATGAAGCTGGCGCAAAAGTGGTCGCTTACGATCCAAAAGCGAGCGAAGAAGCTAAAAAATATATGCCAAATTTAGATATAAAATACGCTAAAAATAAATATGACGCGCTTAATAACGCCGATGCTATGGTGCTTGTGACTGAGTGGAGTGAGTTTAGATCGCCTGATTTTATGGAGATCAAAGAGAGGCTAAAAAATGCCGTTATTTTTGATGGACGCAACCAATACAACGCTAAAATTTTAGCCGAGCATGGATTTAAGTATTTTCAAATCGGAGTAAAGGCATGAGAAAATTTTTACTTTTTATCGTAGCTTGCGTGCTTCCGTTTGCGCTTTTTGCAGGCGAAAACGCGCCAAAAACCGAGGAAAATATTTTTGAGTTACCTATCTCAAAGATGCCGCCTGATTATTTTAAATACGAAGTCGCATTTTTTAAAGAGATAGAAATCGACTGCAACTTCGCCTTTTTGCTCGGTGGAAAGCTCGAGGAAAAAGAAGACGCACACGGGATTTATTACGAATTTAATGGCGGTGATAAGCTAGCGCAAACGATGATGCTCTGCAAGGACGGAAAGAAAAAGAGGCGGGTTTATTATGAGCTCACTAAAATTTTACCAGGCGTTAGCCCTATTAGAATCATAACTCCAAAAGGTATAAGTGCGGAAATAAGAATGTATGAACGCGTAAAAAAGATAGAAGCAAAAAAGAAAGGAAAAAGTAAATGAAAATAGCAGTAGTAGGACTTGGATATGTTGGACTTCCACTTGCAGCAGCTTTTAGTGAAAAGTACGAAGTAGTGGGCTTTGATGTAAATGCAAAGCGTATAGAAGAGCTTAAAAGTGGCTATGATAGAACGCTTGAACTTAGCAATGAGCAGATGAAAAAAGCGATCGATAATGGCATGAAATTTAGCCTAAATTTAGATGACATCAGAAGTTGCAACTTCTTCATCGTAACCGTCCCAACTCCGATAGATAAGAACAAGCGCCCTGATCTAACTCCAGTCGTAAAAGCGACTGAGAGTGTGGCAAAAGTGCTTAAAAAAGGCGACATCATTGTTTATGAAAGCACCGTTTATCCAGGTGTTACAGAAGAAATTTGCGTGCCACTTCTTGAAAAGAGTGGGCTTAAATTTAACAAAGATTTCTTCTGCGGCTACTCTCCAGAGCGTATAAATCCAGGTGATAAAGAGCACACAGTGACAAAGATCAAAAAGATCACAAGCGGCTCAACTCCAGAGATCGCTGATAAGGTCGACGAGGTCTATCGCTCGATCATCACGGCGGGCACGCACAAAGCGCCAACTATCAAGGTCGCCGAGGCCGCCAAAGTCATCGAAAACACGCAGCGCGATATAAATATCGCCTTTATAAACGAGCTTGCGATGCTTTTTGAAAAGCTTCATATCAACACTATTGACGTGCTTGAAGCTGCTGGCACGAAATGGAATTTCTTAAATTTCCGCCCAGGTCTAGTTGGCGGACACTGCATCGGCGTAGATCCATATTATCTAACTCACAAAGCTCAAGAGGTAGGTTATCATCCTGAAATGATCCTAGCAGGTCGCCGCATCAACGATGATATGGGCAGATATGTAGCTGATCAAGTGATAAAACTAATGATAAGAAAAGGTGTGCTTATCAACAAAGCTCGCGTGCTTGTCCTTGGTATGACATTTAAAGAAAACTGCCCAGATATAAGAAATTCTCGCGTTATAGACGTGGTCGATGAGCTAAAAGATTTTGGCTGCAAGGTTGATGTGACTGATCCTTGGGCTGATAGCGCTGAGGTAAAACACGAGTATGGCTTTGATCTAGTAAAAGAGTATAATCTAGATGACTACGACTGCATAGTGATTGCCGTAGCTCACAATGAGTTTAAAAGGCTAAATTTAAAAGGTTATTTAGTTTACGATATAAAAAATATCTATCCAGAGGCTGACGCTAGGCTATAAGGAATTTAGTGCACAAAGTAAGCGTAAATTGTAAAATTTTACTTATATTTCTAGCCGCTTATCTGTTTGGATTTGCGGCCAGGATGCTCTGGGTATTGTGGGCAAAGGATATGCCAGAGTTTTACTTTAACGGCGAATTTATGCTTACGACAAATGACGCATACTACTACGCAGAAGGCGCTAGAGATATGCTGGCTGGCTTTCATCAGCAAAATGACTTTAGCCCCTTTAATCACCCAATCTCAACCATAGTTTTTTATATTTGCAAAATTTTTCCTTTTAAGATCGAAAGCGTGATGTTTTACATGAGTGCCTTTTTGACTCCTCTTATCACACTTCCAGTTGTTTTGATATCAAATGAGCTTAAAGTGCTAAAAGCTGGGGCTGTGGCTGCGTTTATGAGCGTTATCTTGCCAAGCTATCTTTCAAGGACATCGCCTGGATATTTTGATAGTGATATGTTAAATGTCACATTTGCACTTTTTATTATCTATTTTTTGATCAGGCTTTTAAACACAAATGAACAAAAATTTATCGTTTTGCCTGGAGTCTTTGTATCGCTTTATCTTTGGTGGTATCAAAGCTCATATGCACTTATTTTAAGTATTTTCTTTATGTTTTTACTATATACGCTAGTTTTTATGCGAGATAGATTGCAAAATTATCAAGCGATATTTTTTATGTTTATAAGCATCGTAAGCTCAAATATTTTTACTAAAGATCCACTAATAGCAAATAAAATTTTGGTTTTAAATTTAGCAGTTATTGCTTTATTTTTCTCTCTTTTTTGCAAATATAAAAATTTACTCTCAGCTAGAAATTTAGCCATTTTTCTTACTTTAATGCTAGCTATTTTTATCTATTTTGGTGGTTTTGATTTCATTACTTCAAAAATGGGTATTTATGTTTTTAAAGGTAATGAAATTCTTAGCGATAAATTTCACTTTATAAATGAATATAATTTCATCAGCGAAGTAAAAAGTGCTAGTCCTTTGTATTTTATATATTTCATGTCAGGAAATATTCTTATACTGCTGGCAGCTATTATTGGATACTTATTACTTTGCTTGAAATTTCGTCCATTCTTACTTACATTACCAATGCTTGGACTTGGACTCCTATCTTTCTTTGGTGGAGTTAGATTTGTTATGTACGTAACACCACTTGTTGCACTTGGTTTTGGGTATTTCTTGTATTTTTTTTTAAATTTATTTGATCTTAGAAATTCTATTAAAAATTTATCACTTTTGGTTTTTGTCGTAGCCGCTCTTGCTATAAATTTAGATTTTGCTTATTCATATAGGCCAAAGACTGTAATTAGCCGTGATGAAGCAATGGCGCTTGATGGGCTCAAAAAGGTAGTAAAGCGTGATGATTATGTATTTTCATGGTGGGATTATGGGTATGCTATAAGATATTTTGCTGATGTCATGACTTTAAACGATCCTGGCAGACAAGGTGGCGAAAATAATTATTTTGTTAGCCTTGCTTTGAGAAAAGATGAGGCATTTTCGGCTAGACTTGCAAGAGTGGCAGTTACGTATAATGACATCTCGCTTGAGCAAAATGTAAGGCCAATAGATAAAATTTTAAAAGACTACAACACAAGCGATATAAATACTTTTTTAAGTCAGCTTGAAAGCGAAAATTTCACTCTGCCAGCTGCAAAAAAAGAGGTTTTTTACTATCTTGTGCCAAATATGATTGACATCGCACCAAATATCTTTAGATATAGCTATATCGACGTCGCAACCGGCAAAAAACAAAAAGAGGATTTTTACCATGTTAGTGCATTAAATGGCATTGGTGAAGCTGGTATCGACCTTGGAGACGGCTATACTTTGCCTACAAATGAGCAAAAATTTATCATGCATAACAGCGAAAAAATAGCCGTAAAATCATTTTATAAAGTAAAAGGTGCTGGAAGAGATTTGCGAATAGATGAAAAAATCATAGATGAAAACGCCAAAATTTATGTGGTTTTTTTGGAAGATTATGCGCGGATATTATTGCTTGATGAAAATGCTTTTAACTCATCTTTTGTGCAGCTTTTTATATTTGAAAAGGCCGATGATGGATACTTTGAGCCATTTATCATTTCAAATGGCGTAAAAATTTACAGGTTAAAAATCTAATGCTAATCAATCTAATAAGCTCGATCGTCGTTTTTGTCGTATCAATGGGCATAAATTTCTTTCTTACGCCATTTATCTTAAAAAGTCTTGGCAACGAGGCATTTGGCTTTGTGGGACTTAGCAACGCCATAGTTAGCTACGCAGCAGTCGTGAGCGTGGCGATAAACTCGGTTAGTGGGCGCTTTGTCGCTCATGCGTGGCACAAAAATGACCTAAGCCTTGCAAACACCTACTACTCATCAGTGCTTGTTGTAAATATCTTCTTTTGCGCTGTTGTAGTGGTGCTTAGTTCGGTTTTTATCATAAATTTGCAAAGCTTTTTAAATGTCCCTGAAAATTTACTCTTTGACGTGAGAATAACCCTTGTTTTTTACTTTATAAATTTCTGCGTTGGGCTATTTAACGGCGTTTTGACGGTTTGCGCCTTTGTGACAAACAAGCTCTATCTACTCTCCATCAGAAACGCCATCTCAAGCGCGATCCTAGCAGCCCTCATCGTGGCGCTCTTTTTCTTTTTTAAGCCCTTTATCTCATACATCGCCATTTCAGCGCTAGTTGCTAGCCTTTTTGTCTTTTTTAGTACCATTTTTATGTCAGCTCGCATCACGCCGGAGCTAAAATTTAGCCTTAGCAAATTTGACTTTTCTAAGATCAAAGAGCTTTTAAGCTCTGGCATTTGGAACAGCTTTAATGCGCTAAATCGCATACTTTTAACTGGTATGGACCTTTTTATTTGCAACATTTTCGTAAATGCAAACGCCACCGGCCTTCTTTCAGTCGCCAAGGCCGCTCCTATCATACTTGAGAGCTTTGTAGCGCAGCTTAGTGGTATCTTTGCGCCAAAATTTGTCGAGCTTTACTCTAAAAATTTGATCACTGACCTCATAAAAGAGGCTAAATTTTCAATGAAGGTGATCGCCTTTGTGATGAGCGCTCCGGCTGCATTTTTCGTCGTTTTTGGGCTTGATTTTTACACGCTTTGGTTGCCATTTAAAAGTGCGGACGAGATAAAATTTATCTATAACGTCTCGATGATCACGCTTGTGCCGATCGTT includes the following:
- a CDS encoding MATE family efflux transporter, with the protein product MLINLISSIVVFVVSMGINFFLTPFILKSLGNEAFGFVGLSNAIVSYAAVVSVAINSVSGRFVAHAWHKNDLSLANTYYSSVLVVNIFFCAVVVVLSSVFIINLQSFLNVPENLLFDVRITLVFYFINFCVGLFNGVLTVCAFVTNKLYLLSIRNAISSAILAALIVALFFFFKPFISYIAISALVASLFVFFSTIFMSARITPELKFSLSKFDFSKIKELLSSGIWNSFNALNRILLTGMDLFICNIFVNANATGLLSVAKAAPIILESFVAQLSGIFAPKFVELYSKNLITDLIKEAKFSMKVIAFVMSAPAAFFVVFGLDFYTLWLPFKSADEIKFIYNVSMITLVPIVFISFVFSLFNLDSATNKLRRPAIANTILGVSTIIAQIALLKFSDYGVYGIVIVAAIFYSIRILGFDLINAALNLEVKLTTFYGVYFKNLAVFALCVLAMFACKDFVSLNNWLKFLFFAAIYAGAAYILGYFLFFNGFERGIVWRKILKKFKRS
- a CDS encoding UDP-glucose dehydrogenase family protein, which gives rise to MKVAVIGTGYVGLVSGACFAKMGNSVICIDVDSKKIEALKNGVVPIYEPGLADIVSECYKNGSLKFSTQITEALEHADVLFIAVGTPMGADGQADLKYVLSVAKSIGENLSKPLIVVDKSTVPVGTGAKVHEVIEAELKKRNVEVKFEVVSNPEFLKEGAAVEDFLKPDRVVIGASSEWGFSVMRELYEPFMKNHDRLICMDVKSAEMTKYAANSMLATKISFINEIANICERVGADVNLVRKGIGSDSRIGYSFIYPGCGYGGSCFPKDVEALIYTARQNGFEPELLSAVESRNKAQKRVLFDKIYNFFGGDLKGKTIALWGLAFKPNTDDMREASSLTLIKLLDEAGAKVVAYDPKASEEAKKYMPNLDIKYAKNKYDALNNADAMVLVTEWSEFRSPDFMEIKERLKNAVIFDGRNQYNAKILAEHGFKYFQIGVKA
- a CDS encoding nucleotide sugar dehydrogenase, with protein sequence MKIAVVGLGYVGLPLAAAFSEKYEVVGFDVNAKRIEELKSGYDRTLELSNEQMKKAIDNGMKFSLNLDDIRSCNFFIVTVPTPIDKNKRPDLTPVVKATESVAKVLKKGDIIVYESTVYPGVTEEICVPLLEKSGLKFNKDFFCGYSPERINPGDKEHTVTKIKKITSGSTPEIADKVDEVYRSIITAGTHKAPTIKVAEAAKVIENTQRDINIAFINELAMLFEKLHINTIDVLEAAGTKWNFLNFRPGLVGGHCIGVDPYYLTHKAQEVGYHPEMILAGRRINDDMGRYVADQVIKLMIRKGVLINKARVLVLGMTFKENCPDIRNSRVIDVVDELKDFGCKVDVTDPWADSAEVKHEYGFDLVKEYNLDDYDCIVIAVAHNEFKRLNLKGYLVYDIKNIYPEADARL
- a CDS encoding ecotin family protein, with product MRKFLLFIVACVLPFALFAGENAPKTEENIFELPISKMPPDYFKYEVAFFKEIEIDCNFAFLLGGKLEEKEDAHGIYYEFNGGDKLAQTMMLCKDGKKKRRVYYELTKILPGVSPIRIITPKGISAEIRMYERVKKIEAKKKGKSK
- a CDS encoding STT3 domain-containing protein, giving the protein MHKVSVNCKILLIFLAAYLFGFAARMLWVLWAKDMPEFYFNGEFMLTTNDAYYYAEGARDMLAGFHQQNDFSPFNHPISTIVFYICKIFPFKIESVMFYMSAFLTPLITLPVVLISNELKVLKAGAVAAFMSVILPSYLSRTSPGYFDSDMLNVTFALFIIYFLIRLLNTNEQKFIVLPGVFVSLYLWWYQSSYALILSIFFMFLLYTLVFMRDRLQNYQAIFFMFISIVSSNIFTKDPLIANKILVLNLAVIALFFSLFCKYKNLLSARNLAIFLTLMLAIFIYFGGFDFITSKMGIYVFKGNEILSDKFHFINEYNFISEVKSASPLYFIYFMSGNILILLAAIIGYLLLCLKFRPFLLTLPMLGLGLLSFFGGVRFVMYVTPLVALGFGYFLYFFLNLFDLRNSIKNLSLLVFVVAALAINLDFAYSYRPKTVISRDEAMALDGLKKVVKRDDYVFSWWDYGYAIRYFADVMTLNDPGRQGGENNYFVSLALRKDEAFSARLARVAVTYNDISLEQNVRPIDKILKDYNTSDINTFLSQLESENFTLPAAKKEVFYYLVPNMIDIAPNIFRYSYIDVATGKKQKEDFYHVSALNGIGEAGIDLGDGYTLPTNEQKFIMHNSEKIAVKSFYKVKGAGRDLRIDEKIIDENAKIYVVFLEDYARILLLDENAFNSSFVQLFIFEKADDGYFEPFIISNGVKIYRLKI